One Pyrus communis chromosome 13, drPyrComm1.1, whole genome shotgun sequence genomic window carries:
- the LOC137713121 gene encoding DNA-directed RNA polymerases II, IV and V subunit 12-like, which yields MDPPPPEAVYYICGDCGMEVQLKSNDVIQCRECGYRILYKKRTRRIVQYEAR from the exons ATGGATCCGCCGCCGCCAGAGGCCGTCTACTACATCTGTGGAG ATTGTGGGATGGAGGTTCAGTTGAAGTCCAATGACGTGATTCAGTGCCGCGAGTGCGGTTACCGTATCTTATACAAGAAGCGTACTCGCCGCA TTGTTCAGTACGAGGCGCGCTGA
- the LOC137713730 gene encoding leucine-rich repeat receptor-like tyrosine-protein kinase PXC3 codes for MVVLCLFCVLLVGFLSESHLVAAQLYDQATLLAITEELGVLGWGGNSSDYCSWPGVGCGLNHSMVERLDLSHHSLRGNVTLVSELKALKRLDLSYNDFHGSIPSAFGNLSQLEFLDLSLNKFGGSIPLELGKLRNLRSLNLSNNFLVGKIPDEIQGLEKLENFQISSNKLSGVIPMWVGNFTNLRVFTAYENALEGKIPDNLGLLSGLESLNLHSNQLEGPIPKSIFALGKLEFLVLTQNRLGGDIPEEIGNCSSLSSIRIGNNDLVGSIPHAIGNVSSLTYFEADNNNLSGEIAPEFSKCSNLTLLNLASNGFTGRIPPELGQLMNLQELILSDNSLFGDIPKSILDCKNLNKLDLTNNRINGTIPSDICNMSRLQYLLLGQNSIRGEIPHEIGNCVKLLELQMGRNYFTGSIPPEIGHIKNLQITLNLSFNHLHGPIPADLGKLDKLVSLDVSNNQLSDVIPTALKGMLSLIEVNFSNNLFTGPIPTFVPFQKSPNASFLGNKGLCGEPLSSLCANSNGSDRASYHHRVSYRIVLAVIGSGLAVFISVTIVVLLFMIRERQEKAEKAAGTEDEAANNLPVIAAGNVFVENLKQAIDLDCAVKATMKDSNKISTGTFSTVYKAVMPSGLIISVKRLKSMDRTIIHHQNKMIRELERLSKLCHDNLVRPIGFVIYEDVALLLHHYLPYGTLSQLLHESTKLPEYEPDWPKRLSIAIGVAEGLAFLHHVAIIHLDISTGNVLLDANFKPLVGEIEISKLLDPTRGTASISAVAGSFGYIPPEYAYTMQVTAPGNVYSYGVVLLEILTTKLPVDEAFDEGVDLVKWVHNAPARGETPEQILDARLSTLSFGWRKEMLAALKIALLCTDSIPAKRPKMKKVVEMLQEIKKH; via the exons ATGGTGGTTTTGTGCTTGTTCTGTGTTCTTCTTGTTGGGTTTCTATCCGAGTCCCATCTTGTGGCTGCTCAGCTTTATGATCAAGCTACATTGCTCGCCATTACCGAAGAGCTCGGAGTACTCGGATGGGGTGGCAACAGCTCAGATTACTGCTCTTGGCCCGGCGTTGGATGCGGTTTGAACCACTCTATGGTCGAAAGGCTTGATCTTTCGCACCACAGCCTCCGAGGTAATGTGACTCTTGTTTCTGAGCTCAAAGCTCTGAAGAGGCTTGACCTCTCTTACAATGATTTCCATGGATCAATTCCTTCAGCTTTTGGAAATTTGTCACAGCTTGAATTTCTTGATTTGTCTTTGAATAAGTTCGGAGGTTCAATTCCGCTGGAGCTGGGTAAACTCAGAAACCTTAGATCATTGAACCTCTCCAATAACTTTCTTGTAGGAAAAATACCTGATGAAATTCAGGGCCTAGAAAAGTTGgagaattttcaaatttcaagtaaTAAGTTGAGTGGTGTTATCCCTATGTGGGTGGGGAATTTCACCAACTTGAGAGTTTTTACTGCCTATGAGAATGCATTGGAGGGTAAAATCCCAGATAATCTAGGGTTGCTGTCTGGGCTCGAATCATTGAATCTGCATTCTAACCAGCTAGAAGGCCCAATTCCCAAAAGCATTTTTGCTTTAGGGAAGCTGGAGTTTTTGGTTCTGACCCAGAACAGACTAGGTGGAGATATTCCTGAAGAAATTGGAAACTGCAGTAGCCTTTCGAGTATTCGAATTGGTAACAATGATCTTGTAGGTAGCATTCCTCATGCAATTGGGAATGTTAGTAGCCTTACATACTTTGAGGCTGACAATAACAATCTTTCTGGTGAGATTGCTCCAGAGTTTTCTAAGTGTTCTAATCTCACCCTCTTAAATTTAGCCTCAAATGGATTTACCGGGAGAATTCCTCCGGAGCTTGGCCAGCTCATGAATCTGCAGGAATTAATTCTCTCCGACAACAGTCTGTTTGGAGATATTCCAAAATCAATTCTCGATTGCAAGAATCTTAACAAGCTTGATCTGACCAATAATAGAATCAATGGTACCATACCAAGTGATATCTGCAACATGTCGAGATTGCAATACTTGCTGTTGGGTCAGAATTCGATACGGGGTGAAATACCTCATGAGATTGGAAACTGTGTTAAACTGCTTGAGTTGCAGATGGGAAGAAACTATTTCACTGGCAGTATCCCTCCGGAAATTGGTCATATCAAAAACTTGCAGATTACCTTAAACTTAAGCTTCAATCATCTCCATGGACCTATTCCTGCAGATTTAGGGAAACTTGATAAGCTGGTTTCTCTTGATGTCTCCAACAATCAGCTGTCTGATGTCATTCCAACTGCACTCAAGGGCATGTTAAGCTTGATAGAGGTTAATTTCTCAAACAATCTGTTCACTGGCCCGATACCAACATTTGTGCCATTCCAGAAGAGTCCGAATGCTAGTTTTCTTGGGAATAAAGGGCTTTGTGGAGAACCACTGAGCTCCTTATGTGCAAATTCTAATGGTAGTGACCGTGCAAGTTACCATCACAGGGTTTCTTACAGGATTGTACTGGCAGTTATCGGTTCTGGTTTGGCAGTTTTTATATCGGTAACCATTGTTGTCCTGCTGTTTATGATCAGAGAGAGACAGGAGAAGGCAGAAAAAGCTGCAGGGACTGAAGACGAGGCAGCCAACAACCTACCGGTGATAGCAGCTGGCAATGTCTTTGTTGAGAATCTCAAACAAGCAATAGATCTTGATTGTGCTGTTAAAGCAACCATGAAGGATTCAAACAAGATCAGTACCGGGACTTTTAGCACAGTTTACAAGGCTGTTATGCCGTCGGGGCTGATTATATCAGTGAAGAGACTGAAATCTATGGACAGGACAATCATTCATCACCAGAACAAGATGATTCGAGAGCTCGAAAGGTTGAGCAAACTCTGTCATGACAACCTAGTGCGTCCTATCGGATTTGTTATTTACGAGGATGTTGCTCTTTTGCTGCATCATTACTTGCCCTATGGGACATTATCTCAGCTTCTTCATGAATCCACCAAGCTGCCCGAATATGAACCTGACTGGCCCAAAAGACTCTCTATTGCCATTGGAGTAGCAGAAGGATTGGCTTTCCTTCATCATGTGGCGATTATCCACCTCGATATTTCTACTGGTAATGTTCTTTTGGATGCTAACTTCAAGCCTTTGGTTGGAGAGATTGAGATCTCGAAGCTCTTGGATCCAACCAGAGGCACAGCCAGTATCAGTGCAGTTGCAGGCTCCTTTGGCTACATTCCTCCGG AATATGCATATACAATGCAAGTTACAGCGCCCGGGAACGTCTATAGCTACGGTGTTGTTTTGCTTGAGATCCTTACAACCAAATTACCAGTAGATGAAGCCTTTGATGAGGGGGTAGATTTGGTGAAGTGGGTGCATAATGCTCCAGCAAGAGGCGAAACCCCAGAGCAGATTCTCGATGCAAGGCTGAGCACATTGTCCTTCGGTTGGAGGAAAGAAATGCTTGCAGCACTGAAGATTGCATTGCTCTGCACTGACAGCATACCCGCCAAACGTCCGAAAATGAAGAAGGTTGTGGAAATGCTGCAAGAAATAAAGAAACACTGA